In one Flammeovirga yaeyamensis genomic region, the following are encoded:
- a CDS encoding vWA domain-containing protein: MLGYRFTDYIPPENPDGDVFSELLKIFMELINITGGNVSETMIWMSNIDKKYNITNDDYGMGDFYNDLKNKGYIQENNEEGNFQITPKSEQKIRQSALEEIFGKLKRGQKGNHKTNFTGVQGDEFTSDKRPFEFGDALGQISMTDSLRNAQINHGVDSFSIHESDLEVIEKEHRTQTSTVLMIDISHSMILYGEDRITPAKKVAMALSEMIKRKYKKDTLDIIVFGNDAWQIKIKDLPYLQVGPYHTNTVAGLELAMDLLRRRKNANKQIFMITDGKPSCLKEGAGYYKNSFGLDRKIVNKCLTLAAQCRRLRIPITTFMIASDPYLQEFIKEFTETNNGTAYYSGLQGLGDMIFEDYSRNKKKRL; this comes from the coding sequence ATGCTCGGCTATCGTTTTACAGATTATATTCCCCCAGAAAATCCTGATGGAGATGTCTTCTCCGAACTCCTCAAAATATTCATGGAACTCATTAACATTACAGGAGGTAATGTTTCAGAGACCATGATATGGATGAGTAATATTGATAAAAAATACAATATTACGAATGATGATTATGGAATGGGTGATTTTTATAATGACCTAAAAAATAAGGGTTACATCCAAGAAAATAATGAAGAAGGTAACTTCCAAATTACGCCTAAAAGTGAGCAGAAGATAAGACAATCTGCTTTAGAGGAAATATTTGGAAAACTGAAAAGAGGACAAAAAGGTAATCATAAAACAAATTTTACTGGAGTACAGGGGGATGAGTTTACCTCTGACAAACGACCTTTTGAGTTTGGAGATGCATTGGGTCAAATCTCAATGACTGATTCTTTACGAAATGCCCAAATTAATCATGGAGTAGATTCCTTTTCAATTCATGAAAGTGATTTAGAGGTGATTGAGAAAGAACATCGAACTCAAACCTCTACTGTTTTGATGATTGATATATCACATTCTATGATTCTTTATGGAGAGGATAGAATTACTCCAGCAAAAAAGGTAGCGATGGCTTTATCAGAGATGATAAAGCGAAAATACAAGAAAGATACTCTAGATATTATAGTTTTTGGTAACGATGCTTGGCAAATAAAAATTAAAGATTTACCCTATTTGCAAGTGGGACCTTATCATACTAATACCGTTGCAGGTTTGGAATTGGCAATGGACCTTCTTAGACGAAGAAAAAATGCCAATAAACAAATTTTCATGATTACCGATGGAAAACCTTCATGTCTTAAAGAAGGAGCAGGCTACTACAAAAACAGCTTTGGTTTAGATAGGAAAATTGTCAACAAATGTCTTACACTTGCAGCTCAATGCAGACGTTTGAGGATTCCTATTACCACATTTATGATCGCGTCAGATCCATATCTTCAAGAATTCATCAAAGAGTTTACCGAGACAAACAATGGAACTGCATATTACAGTGGTTTACAAGGGTTAGGTGATATGATTTTCGAAGATTATTCAAGAAATAAAAAGAAACGACTTTAA
- a CDS encoding P-loop NTPase family protein: MYAKLSTEEKLKITTLGELKAAGYQSKSVKDELRDNLILKLKEKQNPFPEIWGYEDTVIPELERAILSKHNINLLGLRGQAKTRIARLMIHLLDEVIPVVKGSELNDDPLAPLSYFAKAQISEKGDDTPIIWWNREERFTEKLATPDVSVADLVGDIDPIKAATNKLSYSDERVIHYGLIPRSHRSIFVINELPDLQPRIQVALFNILQEGDIQIRGFKLRLPLDIQFVFTANPEDYTNRGSIVTPLKDRIESQIITHYPKEIEVARKITEQEAQIQTSQKEVITSNLLANNLIEQIAFEARESEFVDEKSGVSARLTISAMENLYSSAERRLLINGEESTYIRVSDLMGTIPAITGKIELVYEGEQEGAGEVAQSLISKAIRKQFLEMYPSPEKVRKDDDNPYQYVLDWFGNGHKLDIINDVSTKMYQNLLDQVPTLRALVTKQNENLTEEETFYHMEFVLHGLAEFSQLSKHAILSKTTFSDLLSGMMNFSASDFEDEE, encoded by the coding sequence ATGTACGCTAAACTTTCTACGGAAGAAAAATTAAAGATTACAACATTAGGCGAATTAAAAGCAGCCGGATATCAATCAAAAAGTGTAAAGGACGAATTAAGAGATAATTTGATCCTTAAATTAAAAGAAAAACAAAATCCTTTTCCAGAAATATGGGGATATGAAGACACTGTTATCCCAGAATTGGAAAGAGCAATTTTGTCGAAACATAATATCAATTTATTAGGTCTGAGAGGACAGGCCAAAACTCGTATTGCTCGATTAATGATCCATTTGTTAGACGAAGTAATACCTGTAGTGAAAGGATCAGAATTGAATGATGATCCTTTAGCTCCATTATCCTATTTTGCGAAAGCTCAAATTAGTGAGAAAGGTGATGATACACCCATAATATGGTGGAATAGAGAAGAGCGATTTACTGAAAAATTAGCCACACCGGACGTTTCTGTAGCGGATTTAGTAGGTGATATTGACCCAATAAAAGCAGCTACGAATAAATTAAGTTATTCTGATGAAAGAGTGATTCATTATGGATTAATTCCTAGATCCCATCGATCAATCTTTGTGATTAATGAGTTGCCCGACTTACAACCGAGAATTCAAGTGGCACTTTTTAATATCCTTCAGGAAGGTGATATTCAAATTAGAGGTTTCAAATTACGTCTTCCATTAGATATACAATTTGTATTTACAGCTAACCCAGAAGATTATACCAATAGAGGTAGTATTGTGACTCCTCTAAAGGATAGAATTGAATCTCAAATAATCACTCATTATCCAAAAGAAATTGAAGTTGCCCGTAAAATCACAGAGCAAGAAGCACAAATACAGACTTCTCAAAAAGAAGTGATTACTTCAAACCTATTGGCAAATAACCTTATAGAACAAATTGCATTTGAGGCAAGAGAAAGTGAGTTTGTAGATGAAAAAAGTGGTGTTTCAGCTCGTTTGACCATCTCTGCGATGGAAAATTTATATTCTAGTGCAGAAAGAAGATTGTTAATCAATGGAGAGGAGAGTACTTACATTAGAGTATCTGATTTGATGGGTACGATTCCCGCTATTACCGGTAAAATTGAATTGGTGTATGAAGGTGAGCAAGAAGGAGCAGGAGAGGTCGCTCAAAGTTTGATTAGTAAAGCTATTAGAAAACAATTTTTAGAGATGTATCCATCTCCTGAAAAAGTGAGAAAAGACGATGATAATCCATATCAATATGTATTGGACTGGTTTGGCAATGGACATAAATTAGATATCATAAATGATGTTTCTACAAAAATGTACCAAAATTTGCTTGATCAAGTACCCACTTTAAGAGCTTTAGTGACAAAGCAGAATGAAAACCTTACTGAAGAAGAAACATTCTATCACATGGAGTTTGTATTGCATGGTTTAGCTGAATTTAGTCAGTTGAGTAAACATGCAATTTTATCGAAAACAACGTTCTCTGATTTATTATCTGGAATGATGAATTTTTCAGCATCAGATTTTGAAGACGAAGAGTAA
- a CDS encoding AMP-dependent synthetase/ligase, giving the protein MSHTSHLVHKIRTQVEKLNTKEAARFRVADNLWESISWADFGSEIDAVSKALISNGIGVQDKVGIYAQNMPFWTVADFATQQMRGVAVSIYATSTSHQADYIINDAQIKVLFVGDQEQYDNAIEVFDRCESLTHIVAMKKETHLRHHKAGIQWVDFLETASSDVEEEFNQRINDANFDDLATLIYTSGTTGEPKGVMLDYNNFISQFDAHTVLVDFNEGDVNLSFLPLSHVFERTWSMYVFYNGGTNCYLEDVKQIKEALVEAKPHVMCAVPRFYEKIFSAIHDKVAKAKPTTQKLFHWAVGMGKKAFDAKQEGTTLGTFDKMKFNLATKLVLSKFQKLLGGNIRFMPAGGAKLDPEIGTFFHSIGIPIILGYGLTETTATVSAWHLNEKFYTNTIGTTMPGCDIKIDEATGEILVKSKVVMKGYYNKPEETAKVFTEDGYFKTGDKGEFDEKGNLLITDRIKELMKTSNGKYIAPQLVEGKIGKDHFVEQIATIADARNFVSALIVPTFESLEEYAKEHNISYSSKEELIKDSKIIRMYESRIEKAQHDLANFEKVKKFTLLPKEFSQEKGEMTPTLKLKRKTIDENYKAEIDEMYAASR; this is encoded by the coding sequence ATGTCACATACATCACACTTAGTACATAAGATTAGAACTCAGGTAGAGAAATTGAATACCAAAGAGGCGGCACGTTTTAGAGTAGCCGACAATCTTTGGGAAAGCATTTCATGGGCAGATTTCGGAAGTGAAATCGATGCAGTATCAAAAGCATTGATTTCAAATGGGATTGGTGTTCAAGACAAAGTGGGTATTTATGCACAGAACATGCCTTTCTGGACAGTAGCAGATTTCGCTACTCAACAAATGAGGGGGGTAGCTGTATCAATTTATGCGACTAGTACATCACATCAAGCGGATTACATCATTAATGATGCACAAATTAAAGTACTTTTTGTTGGTGATCAGGAACAATATGATAATGCTATTGAAGTTTTCGATAGATGTGAATCGTTGACTCATATAGTTGCAATGAAAAAAGAAACACACCTTCGCCACCACAAGGCTGGTATTCAGTGGGTTGATTTCTTAGAAACAGCATCTTCTGATGTAGAAGAAGAGTTTAATCAACGTATTAACGATGCTAATTTTGATGATTTAGCTACATTAATTTATACATCAGGAACTACTGGAGAACCAAAAGGTGTAATGTTGGATTACAACAATTTCATTTCACAATTTGATGCACATACAGTATTAGTTGATTTTAATGAAGGCGATGTAAACTTAAGTTTCTTACCACTTTCTCACGTTTTTGAAAGAACATGGTCGATGTATGTTTTCTATAACGGTGGTACGAACTGCTACTTAGAAGATGTAAAACAAATAAAAGAAGCTTTAGTTGAAGCGAAACCACATGTAATGTGTGCTGTACCTCGTTTCTATGAAAAAATCTTCTCTGCTATTCATGATAAAGTAGCAAAAGCGAAACCTACCACACAAAAGCTTTTCCATTGGGCTGTAGGTATGGGTAAAAAAGCGTTTGATGCAAAACAAGAAGGAACGACTTTAGGAACTTTCGATAAAATGAAATTTAATTTAGCGACTAAATTAGTGCTAAGTAAATTCCAAAAATTATTAGGAGGTAATATTCGCTTTATGCCAGCAGGTGGAGCGAAATTAGATCCAGAAATTGGTACTTTCTTCCATTCTATCGGTATCCCAATTATTTTAGGATATGGTCTTACTGAAACAACTGCAACAGTTTCAGCATGGCATTTAAATGAAAAATTCTATACAAATACAATTGGTACTACTATGCCTGGTTGCGATATCAAAATTGATGAAGCTACAGGTGAAATCTTAGTAAAATCTAAAGTAGTGATGAAAGGTTATTACAATAAACCAGAAGAAACTGCTAAAGTATTTACAGAAGATGGCTACTTCAAAACAGGTGATAAAGGAGAGTTTGATGAAAAAGGTAACTTATTGATTACTGATCGTATCAAAGAGTTAATGAAAACATCAAATGGTAAATATATCGCACCTCAACTTGTTGAAGGTAAGATTGGTAAAGATCATTTTGTAGAGCAAATTGCTACAATTGCAGATGCAAGAAACTTTGTGTCGGCATTGATTGTACCTACATTTGAGTCATTAGAGGAGTATGCCAAAGAGCATAATATCTCTTACTCATCGAAGGAAGAATTGATTAAAGATTCTAAAATTATTAGAATGTATGAATCAAGAATAGAAAAAGCACAACATGATTTGGCTAATTTCGAAAAAGTGAAAAAATTCACTTTACTTCCAAAAGAGTTCTCTCAAGAAAAAGGAGAAATGACACCAACATTGAAGTTGAAGAGAAAAACAATTGACGAAAACTACAAAGCAGAAATTGATGAAATGTATGCTGCTTCTCGTTAA
- a CDS encoding OmpA family protein, which translates to MRFFYEFFSKAFLHLLTAFILIPMIGFGQMKIKAQKLPDNVSSPLYREYAPSLNADGTILIFQANRKDGDNWGIYETITKDNGLTWSDPVGIDSVNNYANQDDLIGGPVISYDGNTLYFFANLDEGLGAEDIYYSERIGDKWSSPKNIGSPINTKYHESFPSISADGTHLYFMRFDADSISDSNTCFEIYVSEKQSNGEWGIPEALPAPINLECEKAPRILSDGRTLIFSSIRAGGKGDYDLWMSKLGFNGEWSEPVNMHFVNTPGTDTFASISASGETLYYLNRGKPDPKVLKKYPGEMQQEDIYTIQITEEFKQYKNKTIQGQIIDSKDQSPVQATFYVRDRSTTERLFELPVAEDGKFALVLTEGIDYEILVTKEGYSTYIFQEDLSDLKHYEREKKNINLFSHALLNLEVFDADLMSKIESNIVVYNKETNLPFDDIEIIYNEKLTSYSLKLPIGNLYEVQVSKDNFQTQSFTFDLSTMLLYQKFEKSIDLMPNKVEMQFNVADAATEEGIMAKIVLINTDTDERIEVEAEMGEDGKYKIEVRDGASYEIEVRSPRGYSFFSSKLKASDKKEFDVALTELKPNSKLPLKDILFESNSSEIIESSFRELRRLVKLMKDNPNIVVELAAHTDDVGSDRYNMKLSEHRAKNVAMYVMDFGIPKNRLVPKGYGESQPTVLNDTEENKAMNRRVELMVLEINN; encoded by the coding sequence ATGCGATTTTTCTACGAATTTTTCTCAAAAGCATTTCTACATTTACTCACTGCATTTATCCTAATTCCAATGATTGGTTTTGGACAAATGAAAATAAAGGCACAGAAATTACCAGATAATGTAAGTTCACCATTATATAGGGAATATGCTCCTTCTTTAAATGCAGATGGAACAATACTGATTTTTCAAGCCAATAGAAAGGACGGTGATAATTGGGGGATTTACGAAACAATTACAAAAGATAATGGCTTAACTTGGTCAGATCCTGTTGGCATAGATAGCGTAAATAACTATGCAAATCAAGATGATTTAATTGGAGGACCTGTGATTTCCTATGATGGTAACACTTTGTATTTTTTCGCCAATCTCGATGAAGGTTTAGGTGCAGAAGATATTTATTACAGTGAAAGAATTGGCGATAAATGGTCTTCACCTAAAAATATAGGAAGTCCTATCAATACCAAATACCATGAAAGTTTCCCTTCTATTTCTGCGGATGGTACGCATTTGTATTTCATGCGTTTTGATGCAGATAGTATATCAGATTCTAATACATGTTTCGAAATATATGTGTCGGAAAAACAAAGTAATGGAGAGTGGGGAATACCAGAAGCACTTCCTGCACCTATTAATTTGGAATGCGAAAAAGCACCAAGAATTTTATCTGATGGTAGAACATTAATATTTTCATCAATTAGAGCCGGAGGTAAAGGAGATTATGACTTATGGATGTCAAAATTAGGATTTAACGGGGAGTGGTCTGAACCTGTAAACATGCATTTCGTCAACACGCCTGGTACAGACACATTTGCATCAATTTCTGCTTCAGGAGAAACCCTTTACTATTTGAATAGAGGCAAACCAGATCCAAAAGTTTTGAAGAAATACCCTGGTGAAATGCAGCAGGAAGATATTTATACAATTCAAATTACTGAGGAATTCAAACAGTATAAAAATAAAACGATTCAGGGTCAAATTATTGATTCTAAAGATCAATCGCCTGTACAAGCTACATTTTATGTAAGAGATAGATCTACTACAGAAAGGTTATTTGAATTGCCAGTGGCGGAAGACGGAAAATTTGCACTTGTATTGACAGAAGGTATTGATTACGAAATCCTCGTGACGAAAGAAGGGTATTCAACCTATATTTTTCAAGAAGATTTATCTGATTTGAAACACTACGAAAGAGAAAAGAAGAACATCAACTTATTTAGTCATGCATTACTAAACTTAGAAGTATTTGATGCTGATTTAATGTCAAAAATTGAAAGTAATATTGTAGTTTATAACAAAGAAACAAACTTACCATTTGATGATATTGAAATTATTTATAATGAAAAACTCACTTCTTATTCATTAAAGCTGCCCATAGGAAATCTATATGAAGTGCAGGTGAGTAAAGATAATTTTCAAACTCAATCATTCACTTTTGACCTGAGTACCATGTTACTTTATCAAAAGTTTGAAAAGTCAATAGATCTAATGCCAAACAAAGTTGAAATGCAATTTAACGTTGCAGATGCAGCTACTGAAGAAGGCATTATGGCCAAAATCGTCCTAATAAATACCGATACCGATGAAAGGATAGAAGTAGAGGCAGAAATGGGTGAAGATGGTAAATATAAGATTGAAGTTAGAGATGGAGCCTCTTATGAAATCGAGGTAAGAAGCCCTAGAGGATATTCATTTTTCTCATCAAAATTAAAAGCTTCTGATAAGAAAGAATTTGATGTAGCCCTTACAGAGTTAAAACCGAATAGTAAGCTTCCGCTGAAAGACATTCTATTTGAATCTAATTCATCTGAAATTATCGAAAGTAGTTTTAGAGAATTAAGGCGTTTAGTTAAACTAATGAAGGATAATCCGAATATTGTAGTAGAATTAGCAGCACATACAGATGATGTGGGTTCTGATCGTTACAATATGAAATTATCTGAGCATAGAGCAAAAAATGTGGCGATGTATGTCATGGATTTTGGTATCCCTAAAAATCGATTAGTTCCTAAAGGTTATGGAGAGTCCCAACCCACAGTATTAAATGATACTGAAGAAAACAAAGCGATGAATAGAAGGGTAGAATTAATGGTTCTTGAAATTAATAACTAA
- a CDS encoding caspase family protein, which translates to MKNINIIVSIVCLILISNFSSAQTVEEIWEKHMKSARDWYELDEFDNALKDYVKAKETLPTDSVAYLEGAMTAAYAMNEEIFEKLKSEFSSVFKYTSPSFYDYSEILLQSRIQNQTGNLEQLYKIGLDKYPHHTEMYAGPLLGIYFENNQIDEAKSLLENSLNKVDNPEFAYTLGVIYQNEGKIDEAIKTYEKALKIDPKHINTNYNIGTIYYNQAVRSINRLNDLSVEEFETRSLEMNKVALEKLKTAKPYIDRAASDENKSTDAFEFLQTTLVLIDHVEHINETILEEREKDKSIISFSKDENTSSNLNEAPVVPTVKSPVIEKSTNEEVVVKTEKKETSKILPAELMMSNLQFVYDNGQSTLAKGGSGKIKLRIENWGEGTSYKPTVKLLASMSITGLNYDRSVKLKDIAPNGAVDVEINVTYEKPNAVSRGFKAITATQNKFRVMVSDSLRNRSEIQEFVLNLDQKDVDTTPAMAVKTVQAGKNYLVLIAANNYTSWTPLKNAVSDAENIKNVLLNNYHYDPENVYELYNEKVTKTEISKLVRDLAAKVGDEDKLLIYYSGHGYYDDFTQDGYWVPVDADHSEEDMSTYLPNTTILKYIKALKTKHTLLISDACYSGSMFSVRTRGMKYADRVESLPSRWGLASGGLTEVSDGEEGGHSPFNKYLTNYLRNNTSEKITIRNLAMYVRESVMSNAEQEPEGKPLKDVGHEGGEFVFQLRNYQ; encoded by the coding sequence ATGAAAAATATTAATATAATAGTATCGATCGTTTGTCTCATTCTCATCTCTAATTTTTCTTCTGCTCAAACAGTTGAAGAGATCTGGGAAAAACACATGAAAAGTGCCCGAGATTGGTATGAGTTAGATGAATTTGATAATGCCTTAAAGGATTACGTTAAAGCAAAAGAAACTTTACCCACAGATTCTGTTGCTTATTTAGAAGGAGCGATGACGGCGGCTTATGCCATGAATGAAGAAATATTCGAAAAATTAAAATCGGAATTTTCTTCAGTATTTAAATACACATCTCCTAGTTTTTATGATTACTCTGAAATTCTTCTACAGTCTCGTATTCAAAATCAAACGGGTAATTTAGAACAGCTGTATAAAATTGGATTGGATAAATATCCACATCATACAGAGATGTATGCAGGTCCTTTACTAGGTATATATTTCGAAAATAATCAAATCGATGAGGCCAAATCATTGTTAGAAAATTCATTGAATAAAGTAGATAACCCTGAGTTTGCTTATACATTAGGGGTGATTTATCAAAATGAGGGTAAGATTGATGAAGCCATAAAGACTTATGAGAAAGCATTGAAAATTGATCCTAAACACATCAATACCAACTACAATATAGGTACTATCTATTATAATCAGGCAGTTCGAAGCATTAATAGATTAAATGATTTAAGTGTTGAGGAATTCGAAACAAGAAGCTTAGAAATGAATAAGGTGGCTTTAGAAAAACTAAAAACTGCCAAACCTTATATCGATAGAGCCGCTTCTGATGAAAATAAATCAACAGATGCTTTCGAATTTCTTCAAACTACATTGGTATTAATTGATCATGTAGAACACATCAATGAAACAATATTAGAAGAAAGAGAAAAGGATAAAAGTATTATTTCATTTTCTAAAGATGAGAATACTTCTAGCAATCTAAATGAAGCTCCAGTTGTACCTACAGTAAAATCTCCTGTAATTGAGAAATCTACTAATGAAGAAGTAGTTGTTAAAACAGAAAAAAAAGAGACATCAAAAATTCTTCCAGCTGAGTTAATGATGTCCAATTTACAGTTTGTATATGACAATGGACAATCGACTCTTGCAAAGGGAGGATCAGGAAAAATTAAACTTAGAATCGAAAATTGGGGTGAGGGTACATCATACAAACCCACTGTGAAATTATTAGCTTCTATGTCCATTACTGGATTAAATTATGACCGATCAGTAAAGCTTAAGGATATTGCTCCTAATGGAGCCGTTGATGTGGAAATAAATGTGACTTATGAGAAGCCAAATGCAGTATCAAGAGGCTTTAAAGCGATAACAGCAACTCAAAATAAATTTAGAGTAATGGTTTCTGATTCCCTTAGAAACCGATCTGAAATTCAGGAATTTGTTTTGAATCTTGATCAAAAAGACGTTGATACAACTCCTGCAATGGCGGTGAAGACTGTTCAGGCAGGTAAAAACTATTTAGTTCTGATTGCGGCAAACAATTATACTTCTTGGACACCTTTAAAAAATGCAGTAAGTGATGCTGAAAACATCAAAAATGTATTATTGAACAATTATCATTACGATCCTGAAAATGTCTATGAGTTATACAATGAGAAAGTGACTAAAACAGAAATATCAAAATTGGTTAGAGATTTAGCTGCTAAAGTAGGTGATGAAGATAAATTATTGATTTACTATTCGGGTCATGGATATTATGATGACTTCACCCAAGACGGTTATTGGGTACCCGTCGATGCGGACCACTCAGAAGAGGATATGTCGACTTATTTACCTAACACAACCATTTTAAAATATATCAAAGCTTTAAAAACTAAGCACACCTTGCTAATTTCTGATGCGTGTTACTCTGGTTCTATGTTTAGTGTGAGGACAAGAGGAATGAAATATGCTGATCGAGTAGAATCTTTACCTTCAAGGTGGGGACTCGCTTCTGGTGGATTAACTGAAGTTTCAGATGGAGAAGAAGGTGGACATAGCCCTTTTAATAAATATTTAACAAACTATTTAAGAAACAATACAAGTGAGAAAATTACAATTCGTAATTTAGCTATGTATGTTCGTGAATCTGTAATGAGTAATGCCGAACAAGAGCCAGAAGGAAAACCTCTAAAAGATGTTGGTCATGAGGGAGGTGAATTTGTTTTTCAACTTAGAAACTATCAATAA